TTCTGCTTTAGCCACTTCAACACCTTTTATGTTAATCCTGTACTCGTAAGGTTTTAGTGCCATGTTGTCCCTGAGCCTGATTGTGGGAACAATAATCCCAAGTTCAAGCGCAAGTTGTCTTCTTATCATAACAACCCTTTCTAAAAGGTCTCCGCCCTGTTCTTTGTCAGCAAGAGGAATTATTCCATATCCAAACTCAACCTCAATAGGGTCGACATATAAAAGATTTACAACATTTTCAGGTTTCTTTAGTTCTTCAACCTCTTTCTGTTCAACCTGTTTTTCTTCAATACTCTCTATCTTTTTCAGACTACTATTCATTCTAAACCCCATAGCAAACATAGCCCCAGATAAGAAAAATAACGAAAGTTTTGGCATTGTTGGAATTAAAGCAAGTACTGCTAAAATACCTCCCACAGTGTAGAGCACTTTTGGGTGAAACTCAAACAACTGTTTTATAAGACTTTCTGAGAGCTTGCTCTCATCTGCTGCTTTTGTCACAACAATTCCTGTAGCAGTTGAAATAAGAAGTGCGGGTATCTGAGCTGCAATTCCATCCCCTACAGATAAAAGAAGATATTTTTGTATAGCCTCGGTGACATCTTCTCCTCTCATAGCAACACCAATTATAAGTCCGCCAAGCGCGTTGATAAAAGTAATTAATATTGCCGCAATAGCGTCACCTTTGACAAACTTGCTCGCACCGTCCATTGCACCATAAAAGTCTGCCTCTTTTTGAATCTTTTTTCTCCTCTCTCTTGCTTCATCTTCAGTTATTATCCCTGCATTGAGGTCTGCATCCACAGCCATTTGTTTGCCCGGCATTGCATCAAGTGTAAATCTGGCAGCAACCTCTGATACCCTCTCAGCACCTCTGGTTATCACTATAAACTGGATGATGATTATAATAAAGAATATTATTACACCAACAACAATGTTGCTACCTATAACAAAATTCCCAAAAGTATATACTATCCTAACATTTTCACCTTGCCCAGTTAATATCTGTCTTGTTGTGGAGATATTTAAAGCAAGCCTGAGCAATGTTGTAAATAGAAGAAGTGATGGAAATACTGAAAAATCTAAAGCTTCTTTTATGTTTATGCTGTTTAAGAATATAACAAGTGCAAGTGAAAGGTTGACAGCAATCAAAACGTCAAGCAAACTCGGTGGTATGGGAAGTATCATCGACAATACTATTACTATCGCAAATACAGAAAAAGTCGCACCTTTAAAATTCATCTTGTATTCACCTTCTGGTAATTTTTAAGACTGTATACATATGCTAAGACTTCTGCAACTGCCTGATAAAGTTCTGGCGGAATGAAATCGCCAACCTCACACATATTGTAAAGAGCCCTTGCAAGCTCTCTATTTTCAACAATTTCAATCCTGTGTTTTATTGCCTCCTGTTTTATCTTTTGGGCTATGTAATCTTTACCCTTTGCAATCACTCTTGGTGCGTCAAATTTTTCAGGTTCATACAAAAGAGCAACCGCATAGTGTGTGGGGTTAGTTATAACAACATCTGCCTTGGGAAGCTGCTGAAACATACGCTGAAGAGAAATCCTTCTCTGCTTTTCTCTTATCTTGGACTTTATCTGGGGATTCCCTTCTGTCTGTTTGAACTCTTCCTTTACCTCTTCCTTTGTCATCATTAGCTTTTTTTCATACTGCTGGCGCTGAAAAATAAAATCTATCACAGCTATTCCAAAAAACATTACTGCCATCCATAAAATCAAATTAATAGCTGAACCAAATGAAAACCTGACAATTGTAAACACATTCATCTCATACATCTCTAAAAGCTTTTTAGCAAAAGTCTGTGTATAGAAATAACCTGTGTATCCTATTATCAGAACTTTTAGTACAGACTTTATAAGTTCAACAACCGAATTAATTGAAAATATTCTTTTAAATCCTTCAATAGGATTAATCTTTTGAAAACTCATTTTAAGCGACTGCCCTGTAATGAGAAAACTGCTTTGTGCCCACTCTACAATTACTGCCACAAACATAATTGTAACGCAGAATGGAAGAACTATCTTCAAAGAAGTTGTAATTATAAAACTCAAAAGTTTGCTTGCATCGCTTATATCTTCTAAACTATAATTCAAATTGCTAAAAAAATATTTGCTTCCTTGCTGCAATGGAACGATAATTAAAGAATATCCAAACTTTAAAAAAAGTACACTTATCAATAAAGCAAAAGCAGAGGTAACCTCTCTGCTTTTTGCTACCATACCACGTTTTCTTGCTTCCTGACGTTTTCGGGGGGTGGCCTTTTCAGTTTTAGCACTTGCTTCAGAAAACAACTGGATATCAAATTTTAACTTCACCTGATACCCCCTCTCAAGGTTTCAAAAGTATATACAGCTATTTTGTCAATTAGTACAAATATCATCTTGTTCATGAAAGGAAAAATTATAACAAGCACCAAAAAACCAATTGCAATCTTTATAGGAAGCCCTACCATGAACACATTCATCTGTGGAACTGCTCGTGACAACACAGCTAAAATTATGTCCACAATAAGCATGCTCATTAAAATTGGCAGGCTTATCTCAACCCCTATCAAGAAAAGCTCTGAAAAAAATCTAAAAAAATTCCAAGTAAATTCTCTTCTAAAACCTTCATATCCAATAGGTACAAGCTTGTAGCTATAAATTACAGCTCTTATAAGAAGATGATGAGCGTCTGTTCCAAAAAAGACAACAAGCATATAAAGGTATAAAAAGTTTCCTAAAAGAGGAACCTGAACCTCACTCATAGGGTCAATGACGTTTGCCATACCAAAACCTATTGCATTGTCAATGATTTGACCCGCCAAAAGTATAGCTGAAAATATCATGTATGATATATACCCTATCAAAAGCCCAACAATGAATTCTTTAATCACTACAAATATATACTCCAGCAAATTGGAAGGTGCACTGTAAGAAAATCTGTAAGTTGAGACAACAAGTAAGCTTAAGAAAAAAGCAAAACCAATTTTAAAATACGCAGGTATATTTCTTCTACCAAATATTGGTGAGACTATAAAAAGACCACTCATCCTTGCAAGTACAAGAAAAAATATATATGAACTATTTAAAAAAGCGTTAATAATATCTGTCATAAGAGTTCTTCCTTAAAAAGATTTACTTTACAAACTGGTTAATATTTGTCCACAAATATCTCGTAAATTCTATCACTTTTGTGAGCATCCACTGTCCGAAAATCAAAAGCGAAAGTGCAATTGCAATCAGTTTTGGCACAAAAGTAAGTGTCTGTTCGTTTATCTGAGTAGTTGCCTGCAAAATTGATATAACTATACCTACTACCATTGATATAAGCAAAATAGGCCCCGCAACATAAAATGCTGTTAAAATTGCCTGTCTTGCAATCTCAAGCACAACCGTTGTATCCATCTTTACATCTTCTCACTTTTCTTTCATTTAAAACTTCTCACAAGCGACTCTATAACCAAATTCCAACCATCAACTAAAATAAATAACAAAATTTTGAATGGCAGTGATATCATAACAGGTGGAATCATAAGCATTCCCATTGACATCAGAATACTTGCTACAACCATATCAATTATTAAAAATGGCACATATATTAAAAACCCCATTTCGAACGCACTTTTGAGCTCGCTTATTATGAAAGCAGGAACTACAACTCTTAGTGGAAGGTCTTTTACATTTGTATTTGGATTTACATTGCTAAGCTTTACAAAAAGGTCAAGGTCTTTTTTGCGCGTATTTTTTAACATAAACTCCTTTAAAGGCTCTTCTGCCCTTTTGAGAGCTTCTTGGGATGTTATTCTTCCATTTATGTATGGCTGATAAGCCTGAATATAAATTTTATCTGTCACAGGCGCCATTACAAAAAAGGTCAAAAACAGTGCAAGCCCAATCAAAATCTGGTTCGGCGGCATTTGCTGGGTACCAAGCGCATTTCGAATAAATCCAAGAACAATAAGTATGCGCGTAAATGATGTCATCATTATCAGAATAGACGGTGCCAGGGTTAGGATGGTAAGAAATATTATAAGTTGCAGGGCAGACGATACATCATTTGGATTTTGCGAATTACCAAGATTTATATTAAGGCTTGCTGCTGCAAAGGCTATCTCTTTTTTTGCACATGTGGTTATCAAAATTAAAAGTAGTGTCGATATAATATAAAGAGATTTATTTTTTTTCATCATCCTCTTTACCTTCACTGTCTTTAATTAGGTTGTAAAGGTTTAATACCTTGTTCTTCAAGTCAAAAGAAGAGTTTATCTGATTATCAATTATGTTTTTAAAACTGTGATGTTGTTCACCTAAATTGAACAGTTGGTCTTTGCTGAACTCTTTCAAAAATGTTATGCTCTTTTGTGTCTTACCAAGCAAAATAACCTTGTCACCAATCTCAACAAGCACAAGCATACTATCTTGAGAAAGGGGAAGAAGGTCAACTATCTTAATGTATTCCCCTTTCCTGCCAAGCATCTTTTTGTTCACAATCCTAAGTACATAGTAGGTAATGTATATGAGAACACATATAACTACGAGTGCAAAAACTATCCTAATTCCAAGTTCCATTTTTATATTTTTATCTCCTCAAAAATCTATTTTTACCCAAGCACTTTTTTGATTGCTTCAACAATTCTCTCTGCCTGGAACGGTTTTACTATAAAATCACGTGCACCTGCTTGAATAGATTCTATAACCATTGCCTGCTGACCCATAGCAGAACACATGATTATTTTTGCTTGTGGGTCTATCTTTTTTATTTCTCTTACAGCTTGAATCCCGTCCATTTCAGGCATTGTGATGTCCATCATGACAAGGTCAGGTTTTAGTTCTTTGTACATCTCCACAGCCTTAGCCCCGTTTTCTGCCTCTCCTGCAACCTCGTAACCGTTTTTTGTAATAATATCTTTTAACATCATTCTCATAAAAGCTGCATCATCAACTATCAGAATCCTTTTTGCCATCAATCTCTCTCCTTTTCAATGTAGTTCTTTTTTTTAATTGTAGTTTTAAAGTTTAAATCTTGAACACGAAAAAATAACTTATTTATATTTTATAATCTATTTGATGGGTTGACAATATCAGTTATCCTCACACCAAAATTTTCATCAATTACCACAACCTCGCCTTTTGCTATGACTTTGCCGTTTACCAAAATGTCAACAGGCTCACCTGCAAGCTTTTCAAGCTCAATAATTGACCCTGTTGAAAATTCCAAAATCTCTCTTACAAGTTTCTGTGTCCTTCCAAGCTCGACAGTTATCTCAAGCGGCACATCCAAAATGAGTTCAATGTTCTCAGGATACCTTCTTTCCTCTTCCTCATCAAAACTTTCAAACTGCACAGGCGAAACATTATAAACTTGTTGCGGCTGCTCTTTCCTCTGTGGTGGCGGTGTGTAAGGAGGCTGTGATGCTTTCTTCTGACTCTTTGTAGTCTGAGAAGAAGTTTGTCTTAATACTTCTTCCTTCACAGTCTCTTGCTGAGTTTGTGTTGATGTTTCTGACTGCGCAGGTGTACCAAGTGTAT
The sequence above is drawn from the Caldicellulosiruptor bescii DSM 6725 genome and encodes:
- the flhA gene encoding flagellar biosynthesis protein FlhA; translation: MNFKGATFSVFAIVIVLSMILPIPPSLLDVLIAVNLSLALVIFLNSINIKEALDFSVFPSLLLFTTLLRLALNISTTRQILTGQGENVRIVYTFGNFVIGSNIVVGVIIFFIIIIIQFIVITRGAERVSEVAARFTLDAMPGKQMAVDADLNAGIITEDEARERRKKIQKEADFYGAMDGASKFVKGDAIAAILITFINALGGLIIGVAMRGEDVTEAIQKYLLLSVGDGIAAQIPALLISTATGIVVTKAADESKLSESLIKQLFEFHPKVLYTVGGILAVLALIPTMPKLSLFFLSGAMFAMGFRMNSSLKKIESIEEKQVEQKEVEELKKPENVVNLLYVDPIEVEFGYGIIPLADKEQGGDLLERVVMIRRQLALELGIIVPTIRLRDNMALKPYEYRINIKGVEVAKAELMSDSLLAINPGFVTEQIEGIPTKEPAFGLDALWIPSSIKERAEMAGYTVVDLPSVIATHLTEIIRRYAHELLTRQDVQKLIDNVKEINPIVVDELIPKLMTVGEVQKVLANLLKERISIRDMVTILETLADWAPTTKDTDILTEYVRQAMSRYITKKYVSGNVLETVTLSPEVEDMIMNSIQKTEQGSFLNLPPDYIQKLINNLSNILEKLVSMSSQPIVICSPIVRIYFRRLIENIFPDVVVLSYNEILPSVQIKTVGMVEV
- the flhB gene encoding flagellar biosynthesis protein FlhB encodes the protein MKLKFDIQLFSEASAKTEKATPRKRQEARKRGMVAKSREVTSAFALLISVLFLKFGYSLIIVPLQQGSKYFFSNLNYSLEDISDASKLLSFIITTSLKIVLPFCVTIMFVAVIVEWAQSSFLITGQSLKMSFQKINPIEGFKRIFSINSVVELIKSVLKVLIIGYTGYFYTQTFAKKLLEMYEMNVFTIVRFSFGSAINLILWMAVMFFGIAVIDFIFQRQQYEKKLMMTKEEVKEEFKQTEGNPQIKSKIREKQRRISLQRMFQQLPKADVVITNPTHYAVALLYEPEKFDAPRVIAKGKDYIAQKIKQEAIKHRIEIVENRELARALYNMCEVGDFIPPELYQAVAEVLAYVYSLKNYQKVNTR
- the fliR gene encoding flagellar biosynthetic protein FliR; this translates as MTDIINAFLNSSYIFFLVLARMSGLFIVSPIFGRRNIPAYFKIGFAFFLSLLVVSTYRFSYSAPSNLLEYIFVVIKEFIVGLLIGYISYMIFSAILLAGQIIDNAIGFGMANVIDPMSEVQVPLLGNFLYLYMLVVFFGTDAHHLLIRAVIYSYKLVPIGYEGFRREFTWNFFRFFSELFLIGVEISLPILMSMLIVDIILAVLSRAVPQMNVFMVGLPIKIAIGFLVLVIIFPFMNKMIFVLIDKIAVYTFETLRGGIR
- the fliQ gene encoding flagellar biosynthesis protein FliQ, with protein sequence MDTTVVLEIARQAILTAFYVAGPILLISMVVGIVISILQATTQINEQTLTFVPKLIAIALSLLIFGQWMLTKVIEFTRYLWTNINQFVK
- the fliP gene encoding flagellar type III secretion system pore protein FliP (The bacterial flagellar biogenesis protein FliP forms a type III secretion system (T3SS)-type pore required for flagellar assembly.) — protein: MMKKNKSLYIISTLLLILITTCAKKEIAFAAASLNINLGNSQNPNDVSSALQLIIFLTILTLAPSILIMMTSFTRILIVLGFIRNALGTQQMPPNQILIGLALFLTFFVMAPVTDKIYIQAYQPYINGRITSQEALKRAEEPLKEFMLKNTRKKDLDLFVKLSNVNPNTNVKDLPLRVVVPAFIISELKSAFEMGFLIYVPFLIIDMVVASILMSMGMLMIPPVMISLPFKILLFILVDGWNLVIESLVRSFK
- a CDS encoding FliO/MopB family protein — encoded protein: MELGIRIVFALVVICVLIYITYYVLRIVNKKMLGRKGEYIKIVDLLPLSQDSMLVLVEIGDKVILLGKTQKSITFLKEFSKDQLFNLGEQHHSFKNIIDNQINSSFDLKNKVLNLYNLIKDSEGKEDDEKK
- a CDS encoding response regulator: MAKRILIVDDAAFMRMMLKDIITKNGYEVAGEAENGAKAVEMYKELKPDLVMMDITMPEMDGIQAVREIKKIDPQAKIIMCSAMGQQAMVIESIQAGARDFIVKPFQAERIVEAIKKVLG